In the Streptomyces fradiae ATCC 10745 = DSM 40063 genome, AGACGGCGCAGCTCACGGCAGACCTGGCCGCCGGCGGGGTAGAGCTCTGACAACGACTTCACAACTGAATACGCACCATCCACGCCATCCGCACCTGCACGGAAGTGCACTGCAGACCAGTCACGCGCGCCATGTGTCCCGACGGCACGTGGCGTGTGTGGTGAGGAGAGTCTTTTGAGCCATCCGCACCCTGAACTCGGCGCTCCGCCGAAGCTGCCCGAGGGCGGCCTGCGCGTCACCCCGCTCGGCGGCCTCGGTGAGATCGGCCGCAACATGACCGTCTTCGAGTACGGCGGCCGCCTGCTGATCGTCGACTGCGGCGTGCTCTTCCCCGAGGAGGAGCAGCCCGGCATCGACCTGATCCTGCCGGACTTCACGACCCTGAAGGACCGCCTCGACGACATCGAGGCCATCGTCCTCACCCACGGCCACGAGGACCACATCGGCGGCGTCCCGTACCTGCTCCGCCTCAAGCCGGACATCCCGCTGATCGGCTCCAAGCTGACCCTCGCGCTGATCGAGGCGAAGCTCCAGGAGCACCGCATCCGCCCCTACACCCTCGAGGTGGCGGAGGGGCAGCGCGAGGTGCTGGGCGCGTTCGACTGCGAGTTCATCGCGGTGAACCACTCCATCCCGGACGCCCTCGCCGTCGCCATCCGCACCCCCGCGGGCCTGGTGGTGCACACGGGCGACTTCAAGATGGACCAGCTCCCGCTGGACAACCGGCTCACGGACCTGCACGCGTTCGCCCGCCTGAGCGAGGAGGGCATCGACCTCCTGCTGAGCGACTCCACCAACGCCGAGGTCCCCGGCTTCACCGCGCACGAGCGCGACATCTCCAACGTGATGCGCCAGGTCTTCGCCGGCGCCCAGCGGCGCATCATCGTGGCGAGCTTCGCCAGCCACGTGCACCGCATCCAGCAGGTTCTCGACGCGGCGTACGAGTACGGCCGCCGCGTCGCCTTCGTGGGCCGCTCGATGGTCCGCAACATGGGCATCGCCCGCGACCTCGGCTACCTGCGCGTGCCGCCGGGCCTCGTCGTGGACGTGAAGACCCTGGACGACCTGCCGGACCACGAGGTCGTGCTCGTCTGCACGGGCTCCCAGGGCGAGCCGATGGCGGCCCTGTCCCGCATGGCCAACCGCGACCACCAGATCCGCATCGTCCAGGGCGACACGGTGATCCTGGCGTCCTCCCTGATCCCGGGCAACGAGAACGCGGTCTACCGCGTGATCAACGGCCTGACCCGCTGGGGCGCGAACGTCGTCCACAAGGGCAACGCCAAGGTCCACGTCTCGGGCCACGCCTCGGCCGGCGAGCTGCTGTACTTCTACAACATCTGCAAGCCGAGGAACCTGATGCCGGTGCACGGCGAGTGGCGCCACCTGCGGGCCAACGCCGAGCTGGGCGCCATGACGGGAGTCCCGAAGGACCGCATCGTCATCGCCGAGGACGGCGTGGTCGTCGACCTGGTCGACGGCAAGGCCAAGATCACCGGCAAGGTCCAGGCCGGGTACGTGTACGTCGACGGCCTATCCGTCGGCGACGTCACGGAGGGCGCCCTCAAGGACCGCCGCATCCTCGGCGAGGAGGGCATCGTCTCGGTCTTCGTCGTGGTCGACTCGACCAGCGGCAAGATCGTCGGTGGTCCGCACATCCAGGCACGCGGCTCCGGCATCGAGGACAAGGCGTTCGACGCCGTGCTCCCGAAGGTCGAGGAGGCGCTGAACAAGTCCGCCCAGGACGGCGTCGTGGAGCCCCACCAGCTCCAGCAGCTCATCCGCCGCACCATCGGCAAGTGGGTGTCGGACACCTACCGCCGCCGCCCGATGATCCTGCCCGTCGTGGTGGAGGTCTGACGCCTCACCAGGCACGACCGGAGCGGGGCGCCCTCGATTTGCATCGGGGCGCCCCGCTCCAGTACGTTTACGGCTCCGCCCGAGGGGAACCCGGCTCGTTCACGCGCCGTAGGGGAACCGGGAGGGCGGGAAATCCGGCTCAGAACTTCTGATAAAGTCGGAAAGCGCCGAAAGGCAAAGGCCCTCCAACGGCCACCGGAAACGAAATCCGACCGGAAACGGAACGGAAAAAGGATCTGGTAAGGTTGGAAACACCGAAGGGAAGCGCCCGGAGGAAAGCCCGCAGGGAAGCCTGAGGGTGAGTACAAAGGAAGCGTCCGTTCCTTGAGAACTCAACAGCGTGCCAAAAGTCAACGCCAGATATGTTGATAACCCCGTCTCTCAGAGACGAGGTTCCTTTGAAACACACAGCGAGGACGCTGAGAACCAGAAGGATCATTCCTCCTTCCGGTTCCGCTCAACGCGAGTGTTCACCCGGATTACCGGGAAGCATTCACGGAGAGTTTGATCCTGGCTCAGGACGAACGCTGGCGGCGTGCTTAACACATGCAAGTCGAACGATGAACCCACTTCGGTGGGGGATTAGTGGCGAACGGGTGAGTAACACGTGGGCAATCTGCCCTGCACTCTGGGACAAGCCCTGGAAACGGGGTCTAATACCGGATACGACCACTTCAGGCATCTGATGGTGGTGGAAAGCTCCGGCGGTGCAGGATGAGCCCGCGGCCTATCAGCTAGTTGGTGAGGTAACGGCTCACCAAGGCGACGACGGGTAGCCGGCCTGAGAGGGCGACCGGCCACACTGGGACTGAGACACGGCCCAGACTCCTACGGGAGGCAGCAGTGGGGAATATTGCACAATGGGCGAAAGCCTGATGCAGCGACGCCGCGTGAGGGATGACGGCCTTCGGGTTGTAAACCTCTTTCAGCAGGGAAGAAGCGAAAGTGACGGTACCTGCAGAAGAAGCGCCGGCTAACTACGTGCCAGCAGCCGCGGTAATACGTAGGGCGCAAGCGTTGTCCGGAATTATTGGGCGTAAAGAGCTCGTAGGCGGCCTGTCACGTCGGATGTGAAAGCCCGGGGCTTAACCCCGGGTCTGCATTCGATACGGGCAGGCTAGAGTTCGGTAGGGGAGATCGGAATTCCTGGTGTAGCGGTGAAATGCGCAGATATCAGGAGGAACACCGGTGGCGAAGGCGGATCTCTGGGCCGATACTGACGCTGAGGAGCGAAAGCGTGGGGAGCGAACAGGATTAGATACCCTGGTAGTCCACGCCGTAAACGTTGGGAACTAGGTGTGGGCGACATTCCACGTCGTCCGTGCCGCAGCTAACGCATTAAGTTCCCCGCCTGGGGAGTACGGCCGCAAGGCTAAAACTCAAAGGAATTGACGGGGGCCCGCACAAGCGGCGGAGCATGTGGCTTAATTCGACGCAACGCGAAGAACCTTACCAAGGCTTGACATACACCGGAAACACCCAGAGATGGGTGCCCCCTTGTGGTCGGTGTACAGGTGGTGCATGGCTGTCGTCAGCTCGTGTCGTGAGATGTTGGGTTAAGTCCCGCAACGAGCGCAACCCTTGTCCCGTGTTGCCAGCAGGCCCTTGTGGTGCTGGGGACTCACGGGAGACCGCCGGGGTCAACTCGGAGGAAGGTGGGGACGACGTCAAGTCATCATGCCCCTTATGTCTTGGGCTGCACACGTGCTACAATGGCCGGTACAAAGAGCTGCGATACCGCAAGGTGGAGCGAATCTCAAAAAGCCGGTCTCAGTTCGGATTGGGGTCTGCAACTCGACCCCATGAAGTCGGAGTCGCTAGTAATCGCAGATCAGCATTGCTGCGGTGAATACGTTCCCGGGCCTTGTACACACCGCCCGTCACGTCACGAAAGTCGGTAACACCCGAAGCCGGTGGCCCAACCCCTTGTGGGAGGGAGCTGTCGAAGGTGGGACTGGCGATTGGGACGAAGTCGTAACAAGGTAGCCGTACCGGAAGGTGCGGCTGGATCACCTCCTTTCTAAGGAGCACTTCTAGGCCACCACGGTGGTCCAGAGACCAGTACATCAGCGAACGTCTGATGCTGGTTGCTCATGGGTGGAACGTTGACTACTCGATCTGGTTCACGGGTCGAAGGCCGCAAGTACTACCCGCAAGGGTGTGGAACGCGTGATCTTCGGACGGGACCAGGTCGGGCACGCTGTTGGGTGTCTGAAGGTACGGGCCGTATGGTCTTGTTCCTTCACACGCCGGCCCCAGTGAACTCCGGATCTTGTCCGGGGATGATGGGTGGCTGGTCGTTGCTTGAGAACTGCACAGTGGACGCGAGCATCTGTGGCCAAGTTTATAAGGGCGCACGGTGGATGCCTTGGCACCAGGAACCGATGAAGGACGTGGGAGGCCGCGATAGGCCCCGGGGAGCTGTCAACCGAGCTTTGATCCGGGGGTGTCCGAATGGGGAAACCCGGCAGTCGTCATGGGCTGTCACCCTTACCTGAACACATAGGGTAAGTGGAGGGAACGAGGGGAAGTGAAACATCTCAGTACCCTCAGGAAGAGAAAACAACCGTGATTCCGGGAGTAGTGGCGAGCGAAACCGGATGAGGCCAAACCGTATGCGTGTGATACCCGGCAGGGGTTGCGCATGCGGGGTTGTGGGATCTCTCTTTCACGGTCTGCCGGCCGTGAGACGAGTCAGAAACCGTTGATGTAGGCGAAGGACATGCGAAAGGTCCGGCGTAGAGGGTAAGACCCCCGTAGCTGAAACATTGACGGCTCGTTTGAGAGACACCCAAGTAGCACGGGGCCCGAGAAATCCCGTGTGAATCTGGCGGGACCACCCGCTAAGCCTAAATATTCCCTGGTGACCGATAGCGGATAGTACCGTGAGGGAATGGTGAAAAGTACCGCGGGAGCGGAGTGAAATAGTACCTGAAACCGTGTGCCTACAAGCCGTGGGAGCGTCGGACATGCTTTGCATGTCTCGTGACTGCGTGCCTTTTGAAGAATGAGCCTGCGAGTTTGCGGTGCGTTGCGAGGTTAACCCGTGTGGGGAAGCCGTAGCGAAAGCGAGTCCGAATAGGGCGATCGAGTAGCGCGCTCAAGACCCGAAGCGGAGTGATCTAGCCATGGGCAGGTTGAAGCGGAGGTAAGACTTCGTGGAGGACCGAACCCACCAGGGTTGAAAACCTGGGGGATGACCTGTGGTTAGGGGTGAAAGGCCAATCAAACTCCGTGATAGCTGGTTCTCCCCGAAATGCATTTAGGTGCAGCGTCGTGTGTTTCTTGCCGGAGGTAGAGCACTGGATAGGCGATGGGCCCTACCGGGTTACTGACCTTAGCCAAACTCCGAATGCCGGTAAGTGAGAGCGCGGCAGTGAGACTGTGGGGGATAAGCTCCATGGTCGAGAGGGAAACAGCCCAGAGCATCGACTAAGGCCCCTAAGCGTACGCTAAGTGGGAAAGGATGTGGAGTCGCAGAGACAACCAGGAGGTTGGCTTAGAAGCAGCCACCCTTGAAAGAGTGCGTAATAGCTCACTGGTCAAGTGATTCCGCGCCGACAATGTAGCGGGGCTCAAGCGTACCGCCGAAGTCGTGTCATTCACACAATAGGCCCAACG is a window encoding:
- a CDS encoding ribonuclease J — protein: MSHPHPELGAPPKLPEGGLRVTPLGGLGEIGRNMTVFEYGGRLLIVDCGVLFPEEEQPGIDLILPDFTTLKDRLDDIEAIVLTHGHEDHIGGVPYLLRLKPDIPLIGSKLTLALIEAKLQEHRIRPYTLEVAEGQREVLGAFDCEFIAVNHSIPDALAVAIRTPAGLVVHTGDFKMDQLPLDNRLTDLHAFARLSEEGIDLLLSDSTNAEVPGFTAHERDISNVMRQVFAGAQRRIIVASFASHVHRIQQVLDAAYEYGRRVAFVGRSMVRNMGIARDLGYLRVPPGLVVDVKTLDDLPDHEVVLVCTGSQGEPMAALSRMANRDHQIRIVQGDTVILASSLIPGNENAVYRVINGLTRWGANVVHKGNAKVHVSGHASAGELLYFYNICKPRNLMPVHGEWRHLRANAELGAMTGVPKDRIVIAEDGVVVDLVDGKAKITGKVQAGYVYVDGLSVGDVTEGALKDRRILGEEGIVSVFVVVDSTSGKIVGGPHIQARGSGIEDKAFDAVLPKVEEALNKSAQDGVVEPHQLQQLIRRTIGKWVSDTYRRRPMILPVVVEV